From Thalassotalea euphylliae, the proteins below share one genomic window:
- a CDS encoding energy transducer TonB, translating to MVRFLVSILLGAAVTFGLFSFMAFLIASGDRAQEEQLENIVVEVNTTPPKSAAETRRRVPPPPPPPPKTPPKPQAPEPEANNNQGGIEFNMPGVQLAGASTGLSAPGAGFGRDGEATPIVRIEPKYPIQAARDGKEGWVRLSFTINEIGGVEDVKVIEAEPKRIFDKEAKRALRKWKYKPKVVDGKPQKQPGLTVQLDFKMDGGR from the coding sequence ATGGTTCGCTTTTTAGTATCAATACTACTAGGCGCTGCAGTTACCTTTGGACTATTTTCGTTCATGGCATTCCTGATCGCGAGCGGTGATCGCGCTCAGGAAGAACAGTTAGAAAATATCGTGGTGGAAGTTAATACTACGCCACCAAAGTCTGCAGCAGAGACGCGTCGCCGTGTACCGCCACCGCCGCCACCGCCGCCTAAGACACCACCTAAGCCTCAAGCGCCAGAGCCTGAAGCTAACAATAACCAAGGTGGTATCGAGTTCAATATGCCAGGTGTACAACTAGCTGGTGCTAGTACTGGTTTATCAGCTCCAGGTGCGGGTTTTGGTCGTGATGGTGAAGCGACACCAATTGTTCGAATTGAGCCTAAGTACCCAATTCAAGCAGCTCGTGATGGTAAAGAAGGCTGGGTAAGACTATCTTTTACTATTAACGAAATTGGTGGTGTTGAAGACGTTAAGGTTATCGAAGCAGAGCCTAAGCGTATTTTCGACAAAGAAGCTAAGCGTGCATTGCGCAAGTGGAAATACAAGCCAAAAGTTGTTGACGGTAAACCACAGAAGCAACCTGGTTTAACTGTTCAGCTTGACTTTAAAATGGACGGAGGTAGGTAA
- a CDS encoding ExbD/TolR family protein, whose translation MARKRIREEEEAAIDMTPMLDIVFIMLIFFIVTTSFVKEAGIEVNKPKAANQTKQKSANIFVAVKDTGEIWLDKRRVDVERVAANIEKLLAEQPTDVVIIQADKEAKHGIVVKVMDAIKEAGIDRISIAAAKG comes from the coding sequence ATGGCACGTAAACGTATTCGTGAAGAAGAAGAAGCAGCAATTGATATGACACCGATGCTTGACATCGTATTCATCATGCTGATCTTCTTTATCGTAACGACTTCTTTCGTTAAAGAAGCAGGTATTGAAGTAAATAAACCTAAAGCAGCTAACCAAACCAAGCAGAAGTCAGCTAATATCTTTGTTGCTGTTAAAGACACTGGTGAAATTTGGTTAGACAAGCGTCGCGTTGATGTAGAGCGTGTTGCTGCTAACATCGAAAAGCTTTTAGCAGAGCAGCCAACTGACGTGGTAATTATCCAAGCTGACAAAGAAGCCAAACACGGCATCGTTGTTAAAGTAATGGATGCTATCAAAGAAGCAGGAATTGATCGTATCTCTATTGCAGCTGCTAAGGGGTAA
- a CDS encoding MotA/TolQ/ExbB proton channel family protein produces MLFLIELVESVRSFIATGGNVLYFVAVALLLMWILMIERYWFLASNYPKMRDDIIKRWDARADTTSWYAHRIRDTWISEATELLERNMLTIKTLVAMCPLIGLLGTVTGMISVFETMAQQGTGNPRLMASGISMATIPTMAGMVAALSGVFFSTRLDAKVKLAKAKLVDSLPHH; encoded by the coding sequence ATGTTATTCCTGATAGAGCTTGTTGAATCTGTCAGGAGTTTTATTGCAACTGGCGGTAACGTACTTTACTTTGTCGCCGTTGCTCTCTTATTGATGTGGATCTTAATGATCGAGAGATATTGGTTCCTAGCGTCAAACTACCCCAAAATGCGCGATGACATCATCAAGCGTTGGGACGCTAGAGCTGATACGACTTCATGGTATGCACATCGAATCAGAGATACATGGATCTCCGAAGCGACAGAACTACTAGAGCGTAATATGCTCACCATTAAAACCTTAGTGGCAATGTGTCCACTGATTGGATTATTAGGTACTGTAACGGGTATGATTTCGGTTTTCGAAACTATGGCTCAACAAGGTACAGGTAATCCGCGTCTAATGGCATCTGGTATTTCAATGGCCACAATCCCGACTATGGCGGGTATGGTTGCAGCATTATCAGGCGTATTTTTTAGTACGCGTTTAGACGCTAAAGTTAAACTAGCAAAGGCTAAACTGGTTGACAGTTTACCTCATCACTAG
- a CDS encoding MotA/TolQ/ExbB proton channel family protein, producing the protein MKKVINFVLLAASLSAGFATTANANELDQLLQQVKADRISEAKLDKQREAEFVAARADKQALLNKAKAELKAQQDRNTRLTKEYAANEIKLAQKEQELDNAQGTLGEMFGVSRSAAADAYGMISTSIVSAQYPGRGETLNRIANSKEIPSLPDLEELWFALQTEMTESGKIAQFQTDVTNLDGTKSSETVTRVGTFNLVSANGYLTYNDELAQVQPLAKQPAGYITGEATSYFTTSSGYAPLYLDPSRGAILALETRKRTLMEFYHQGAEVGYGITVLLIIGLLIALERMLVLTAVGSKIKAQTKNMDKPNSNNPLGRLLKVYHENKDADAETLELKLDEQILRETPTVDRGINIIKMFAAIAPLMGLLGTVIGMIMTFQTITLFGTGDPKIMAGNISLALVTTALGLIAALPLILVHSVVAGKAKSVLHKLDEQAAGLIAEIAEKESK; encoded by the coding sequence ATGAAAAAGGTTATTAATTTCGTTTTACTTGCTGCTTCTCTGTCAGCGGGTTTCGCTACAACAGCTAACGCTAATGAATTAGACCAGTTGTTACAACAAGTTAAAGCTGACCGTATCTCAGAAGCTAAACTAGACAAGCAACGTGAAGCTGAATTCGTGGCTGCACGTGCTGACAAACAAGCGTTATTAAACAAAGCAAAAGCTGAGTTAAAAGCACAGCAAGACCGCAACACACGTTTAACTAAAGAGTACGCTGCTAACGAAATCAAACTTGCACAAAAAGAGCAAGAGCTTGATAACGCACAAGGTACTTTAGGTGAAATGTTCGGTGTGAGCCGCTCTGCAGCTGCTGATGCTTACGGTATGATTTCTACTTCAATCGTTAGCGCACAGTACCCAGGTCGTGGCGAAACATTAAACCGTATCGCTAACTCAAAAGAAATCCCAAGCCTTCCTGACTTAGAAGAGTTATGGTTTGCACTTCAAACTGAAATGACTGAATCTGGTAAGATTGCTCAGTTCCAAACTGATGTTACTAACCTTGACGGTACTAAGTCTTCAGAAACAGTAACCCGTGTTGGTACTTTCAACCTTGTATCTGCTAACGGTTACTTAACTTACAACGATGAGTTAGCGCAAGTTCAACCACTTGCTAAGCAACCAGCTGGTTACATTACTGGTGAAGCAACTAGTTACTTCACAACTTCTTCTGGTTACGCGCCGTTATACCTTGACCCTTCACGTGGTGCTATCTTAGCGTTAGAAACTCGTAAGCGTACATTGATGGAATTCTACCACCAAGGTGCTGAAGTAGGTTACGGTATTACTGTACTACTAATCATTGGTCTATTAATTGCGCTTGAGCGTATGCTTGTTCTTACTGCTGTTGGTTCAAAAATCAAAGCACAAACAAAGAACATGGACAAGCCAAACAGCAACAACCCGCTTGGTCGCTTACTAAAAGTTTACCACGAGAACAAAGATGCTGACGCTGAAACACTTGAGCTGAAACTAGACGAGCAAATCTTACGTGAAACACCAACGGTTGACCGTGGTATTAACATTATCAAGATGTTCGCTGCTATCGCTCCGTTAATGGGGCTATTAGGTACAGTTATCGGTATGATCATGACGTTCCAAACGATCACATTATTCGGTACGGGTGACCCTAAAATCATGGCGGGTAACATCTCTCTAGCACTTGTTACAACAGCACTAGGTCTAATCGCAGCACTTCCGCTTATCCTTGTACACAGCGTTGTAGCAGGTAAAGCAAAATCTGTACTTCACAAGTTAGACGAGCAAGCTGCTGGTCTAATCGCTGAGATTGCAGAGAAGGAGTCTAAGTAA